In one window of Tellurirhabdus rosea DNA:
- a CDS encoding acyl-CoA thioesterase: MRPVSFSRITLTELMIPAYANFGGKIHGGILLSLMDKAAYACASKHSGAYCVTVSVENVEFRQPVEVGELVSLLASVNYVGRTSMIIGIKVIAENVKTGVVKHTNTSYFTMVAKDDNNQPTEVPPLLLETKEDIRRFLEAIKRRELRQRNREEFDNEKTRLLVEEGGLEMLQGERCRVAIKS, from the coding sequence ATGCGCCCCGTCTCTTTCTCCCGCATCACCCTTACCGAACTCATGATTCCCGCCTACGCCAATTTCGGCGGGAAGATCCACGGCGGCATCCTGCTGTCGCTGATGGATAAGGCGGCCTATGCTTGCGCCTCCAAACACTCCGGCGCTTATTGCGTCACGGTTTCGGTCGAAAACGTCGAATTCCGGCAGCCTGTGGAAGTGGGTGAGCTGGTTTCTCTGCTGGCTTCGGTCAATTACGTGGGCCGCACGTCGATGATCATCGGCATCAAAGTCATCGCCGAAAATGTCAAAACGGGCGTCGTGAAGCATACCAATACGTCCTACTTCACGATGGTCGCCAAGGACGACAACAACCAGCCGACCGAAGTGCCGCCGCTGCTGCTCGAAACCAAAGAAGACATCCGTCGCTTTCTGGAAGCCATCAAACGCCGCGAACTCCGCCAACGCAACCGCGAAGAATTTGATAACGAAAAAACCCGCCTGCTCGTAGAAGAGGGCGGGTTGGAAATGCTGCAGGGCGAACGATGCCGGGTGGCAATTAAAAGTTAA
- a CDS encoding iron-containing redox enzyme family protein: MAVLKKSAATPAALAFVQKLDRKMEAVLAEVEQSELYQMIADPDTDARLVALIVKYILLEVFSYGPHVTEATFMAISRLPKNRPDLMKPLILHDLSEVDHGEMALRDFVRLGGEEAWARARRMTPESLAMAATCRMLAQFENPFAYLGYMYLFEGLTPILTERAQVFLKAKGFPAEARGFIDEHATEDIGHAQLMANMVARIVTEFPEAEAAIEYGFDCFAAVYPLPIWRRALQHAYQEFYAE; this comes from the coding sequence ATGGCTGTATTGAAAAAATCAGCGGCTACACCCGCCGCGCTGGCGTTTGTCCAGAAACTCGACCGCAAGATGGAAGCCGTATTGGCGGAAGTAGAACAAAGTGAACTCTACCAGATGATCGCCGATCCCGACACCGACGCGCGATTGGTAGCCCTCATCGTCAAGTACATCCTGCTCGAAGTTTTCTCCTACGGTCCGCACGTTACCGAAGCGACCTTCATGGCCATCAGCCGCCTGCCCAAAAACCGCCCGGACCTGATGAAACCGCTCATCCTCCACGACCTCTCGGAAGTGGACCACGGCGAAATGGCCCTGCGCGACTTTGTCAGGCTCGGCGGCGAAGAGGCCTGGGCCCGCGCCCGCCGCATGACGCCCGAGTCGCTGGCGATGGCCGCCACGTGCCGGATGCTGGCCCAGTTTGAGAATCCGTTTGCGTACCTCGGCTATATGTACCTGTTCGAGGGCCTTACGCCCATCCTGACCGAGCGGGCACAGGTATTTCTGAAAGCCAAAGGTTTCCCGGCGGAAGCCCGGGGATTCATCGACGAACACGCCACCGAAGACATCGGCCACGCGCAACTGATGGCCAATATGGTTGCCCGGATTGTGACGGAATTTCCGGAGGCCGAAGCGGCAATTGAATACGGATTTGACTGCTTTGCCGCGGTCTATCCGCTGCCCATCTGGCGCCGTGCCTTACAGCATGCGTACCAGGAGTTTTACGCAGAATAA
- a CDS encoding fasciclin domain-containing protein encodes MKSFRKFISAFALASTLSLSAFAQDNTVMVGGAPMYPTKNIVQNAVNSKDHTTLVAAVKAADLVGTLESAGPFTVFAPTNKAFDKLPKGTVETLLKPENKSSLQGVLTYHVVPGRIGSTELAKMIKDGNGKATLKTAAGGTLTASMDGKKVVIMDEKGGKSTVTVKDVNQSNGVIHVVDKVLLPNS; translated from the coding sequence ATGAAATCGTTCCGGAAGTTTATTTCCGCTTTTGCACTTGCATCTACGCTGAGTCTGTCTGCCTTTGCGCAGGATAATACGGTAATGGTTGGCGGGGCGCCGATGTACCCAACCAAGAACATCGTTCAGAACGCCGTCAATTCAAAAGACCATACCACGCTGGTGGCCGCCGTCAAGGCGGCGGACCTCGTCGGCACGCTCGAAAGCGCCGGACCGTTCACCGTCTTCGCCCCCACCAACAAGGCGTTTGACAAACTGCCGAAAGGCACCGTCGAAACCCTGCTGAAACCTGAGAACAAGTCGTCTTTGCAGGGCGTCCTGACGTACCATGTCGTACCCGGCCGGATCGGTTCGACCGAACTCGCCAAAATGATTAAGGACGGCAATGGCAAAGCAACCCTGAAGACGGCCGCGGGTGGCACCCTAACCGCCAGCATGGACGGCAAGAAAGTAGTGATCATGGACGAAAAAGGCGGAAAATCGACCGTCACCGTCAAGGACGTGAACCAGTCAAACGGCGTGATTCACGTCGTCGACAAAGTTCTGCTCCCGAATAGCTAA
- a CDS encoding glycoside hydrolase family 32 protein, which translates to MIRQILTLLLVSTAAFAQRTDTTYRQNYRPQYHFSPRINWTNDPNGLVYHNGEYHLFFQYNPFGIRWGHMTWGHAVSPDLFNWKELKPAIPEDKDGMAFSGSCVVDSKNTSGFGTNAMVAIYTNHTEKIQSQYIAYSLDNGRTWTKYPGNPVIDLKEKDFRDPNVIWHEPSGRWIMTVVLSTQRKALFFASRNLKQWERTGEFAFADNGPDGIWECPALIELPVEGRKEKKWLLLLSLGGGMPAGGTGMRYWIGDFNGKAFRTDMKPGDVRLVDYGKDYYAAITFNHAPKPLSLGWLNNWQYANDIPTTPFRGAMTLPRELKIVRTKNAYELRQLPASQIRPLTSDSFQWRGIDVAELNKSLKDNRIKGDSYVLTVEADLTADVAVAVRKAGEEETVIGYDLARQELYVDRTKSGNTKFHKDFPARTSAPLKLATTGANSLIPTRLKLQIFVDRSSVEVFANDGQVTLTNLIFPGPNSQAIEFRGEGWRSVTLRNVESVW; encoded by the coding sequence ATGATCCGACAAATCCTTACCCTTCTGTTGGTGTCAACCGCCGCTTTCGCGCAGCGGACGGACACCACCTACCGCCAGAATTACCGCCCGCAGTATCACTTTTCGCCCCGCATCAACTGGACCAACGACCCGAACGGGCTGGTATACCACAACGGCGAATACCACCTGTTTTTTCAGTACAACCCGTTCGGCATCCGCTGGGGACACATGACCTGGGGCCATGCCGTCAGCCCGGATTTGTTCAACTGGAAGGAACTGAAACCGGCGATTCCGGAGGACAAGGACGGCATGGCGTTTTCGGGAAGCTGCGTGGTGGACAGCAAAAACACCAGCGGCTTCGGCACAAACGCGATGGTGGCGATTTACACCAATCATACCGAAAAAATACAAAGCCAGTACATCGCCTACAGCCTCGACAACGGCCGGACCTGGACCAAATACCCCGGCAACCCGGTCATCGACCTCAAGGAAAAGGACTTCCGCGATCCGAACGTGATCTGGCACGAACCGTCCGGCCGCTGGATCATGACCGTGGTGCTTTCGACGCAACGGAAGGCGCTTTTCTTCGCTTCCAGAAACCTGAAACAGTGGGAGCGGACCGGCGAATTCGCCTTTGCCGACAACGGCCCGGACGGCATCTGGGAATGTCCCGCCCTGATTGAACTGCCCGTAGAAGGCCGTAAAGAGAAAAAATGGCTGCTGCTGCTTTCGCTCGGGGGCGGCATGCCGGCCGGAGGAACGGGCATGCGGTACTGGATCGGCGATTTCAACGGGAAGGCGTTCCGGACGGATATGAAGCCGGGAGATGTACGGCTGGTCGATTATGGCAAGGACTACTACGCGGCCATTACGTTCAACCACGCGCCCAAACCCCTGAGTCTGGGCTGGCTCAACAACTGGCAATACGCCAACGATATTCCGACAACGCCGTTTCGGGGAGCCATGACACTGCCGCGCGAACTGAAGATTGTCCGAACCAAAAATGCGTATGAACTGCGCCAACTACCCGCCAGCCAGATTCGCCCGCTGACCTCGGACAGCTTCCAGTGGCGCGGAATCGATGTAGCCGAATTGAATAAAAGCCTGAAAGACAACCGGATCAAAGGCGACTCCTACGTCCTGACGGTGGAGGCCGACCTGACGGCGGATGTGGCCGTGGCCGTCCGGAAGGCCGGCGAAGAAGAGACGGTCATTGGCTACGATCTGGCCCGGCAGGAACTGTACGTGGACCGCACGAAGTCGGGTAATACGAAGTTTCACAAGGATTTTCCAGCGCGGACATCGGCCCCGCTGAAACTGGCCACAACGGGGGCAAACAGCCTCATTCCGACCCGGCTAAAGCTCCAGATTTTCGTAGACCGCTCGTCGGTGGAGGTCTTCGCCAACGACGGGCAGGTGACGCTGACGAATCTGATTTTTCCCGGTCCCAACAGCCAGGCCATCGAATTCCGGGGCGAAGGCTGGCGGTCGGTCACTCTCCGAAATGTGGAATCGGTCTGGTGA
- the mce gene encoding methylmalonyl-CoA epimerase, giving the protein MFTNVEHIGIAVRNLAASNNLFTKLLGAEPYKSEAVESEGVTTSFFRVNETKIELLEATRPDSPIARFIEKRGEGVHHVAFEVVDLRVEIERLTLLGFQFLNETPKKGADNKLVVFLHPKSTNGVLVELCQEIKA; this is encoded by the coding sequence ATGTTTACAAACGTCGAGCACATCGGAATTGCCGTCAGGAACCTGGCGGCTTCCAACAATTTATTTACAAAGCTGTTGGGAGCGGAGCCTTACAAGTCGGAGGCCGTTGAATCGGAGGGCGTCACGACCTCGTTCTTTCGGGTCAACGAAACCAAGATCGAACTGCTGGAAGCCACGCGCCCGGATAGTCCGATTGCCAGATTTATCGAAAAGCGCGGCGAGGGCGTCCACCACGTTGCGTTTGAAGTCGTCGACCTGCGCGTCGAGATCGAGCGTCTGACGCTTCTGGGTTTCCAGTTTTTGAACGAAACCCCTAAAAAGGGCGCCGATAACAAGCTGGTCGTTTTCCTGCATCCGAAAAGCACGAACGGCGTGCTGGTGGAGTTGTGTCAGGAAATCAAGGCCTAA
- a CDS encoding HesB/IscA family protein: protein MVSVTEKAKDKIIELRQKEGLTDHYAIRVAVEGGGCSGLMYDLQFDTAQQPTDHVVEDKGIRIYVDKKSLLYLAGTELDFSDGLNGKGFQFKNPNASRTCGCGESFSV from the coding sequence ATGGTATCGGTTACTGAAAAAGCCAAAGATAAAATCATTGAACTCCGTCAGAAAGAGGGCCTTACCGACCACTACGCCATCCGCGTGGCCGTGGAGGGCGGCGGGTGTTCGGGCCTGATGTACGACCTGCAATTCGATACGGCCCAGCAGCCGACCGACCATGTCGTGGAGGACAAAGGCATCCGGATTTACGTCGATAAAAAAAGCCTGCTGTATCTGGCGGGCACCGAACTGGATTTCTCCGACGGCCTCAACGGCAAAGGCTTCCAGTTCAAAAATCCTAACGCCAGCCGGACCTGCGGCTGCGGCGAAAGCTTCAGCGTGTAA
- a CDS encoding nuclear transport factor 2 family protein — protein MKSLLTACFLLVTTFVFAQSADEKAVMAAEKQRFEAQVAKNYDVLNKVLADDLIYTHSNGNQDTKQSYIQSIKDGKSKYDAIDVQEMKVRVYGNTAIINGVCLIKAANNGETINTRLRYTDVYVKKGNQWQMAAWQSLRLQN, from the coding sequence ATGAAATCACTCCTGACCGCCTGTTTCCTTCTGGTCACCACGTTTGTTTTCGCCCAATCGGCGGACGAAAAAGCCGTCATGGCCGCCGAGAAACAGCGTTTTGAGGCGCAGGTCGCCAAAAATTACGACGTACTGAATAAAGTGCTGGCCGACGACCTGATCTACACGCATTCCAACGGCAATCAGGATACCAAGCAGTCCTACATCCAGTCCATCAAGGACGGCAAATCGAAATACGACGCCATCGACGTGCAGGAGATGAAAGTCCGGGTGTACGGCAATACGGCTATCATCAACGGCGTGTGTCTGATTAAAGCCGCCAACAACGGCGAAACCATCAACACCCGACTCCGCTATACGGACGTATACGTCAAAAAAGGCAACCAGTGGCAGATGGCCGCCTGGCAGTCACTGCGCTTGCAGAATTAA
- a CDS encoding Calx-beta domain-containing protein, whose protein sequence is MRTFTVFLYFFSLCLLGKAQQGTVQFELSEKTLTAHPLEDRQHIVFITFSGTLSDNPFTVTVTDTRNGTARLGQDYSFQTQQYKLQKGSATKLPVLITVSRKASRGRILLELTTSNKRVKVTQRLIQLSIVPQKTGILETGDETAQPLARIKFASRESETILTESTTEKSVAVPIKLEGQINRPVTVSLTDSREGSASSTDYTIEPTPVTFHPDGPKEQTVHVSVRPTAANKHIVLQLKPMSDHQAVIENALMTLRIISKQPGSIQFSKRELTVEVSSETQIIDVPLLLNLGNSKLTIPVSVQIQDTEGGSAVAGNDKDYTFTSSEVTFSPNGIQAARIPISIHSTAQAGRTILLRLNTKSPIDLKDNLLSIRIIEKEVSFNPYRVSFGSNFNLLDGVALQRLYADAYVFLPNAFGVKRYSKYEQVKGNEYLRNTVARPWGLEAGMVSSRSFLVPSLMQDNTLRPSMRTFPKNANGEQLVERRTPIDTLNYAIDNTGFYFDVLSRITGSESNKTKVYGLFHSEVIRRVVNGNQVIERYRTTNVSSPEATIPNSTTVSQGKYLEQTFDGYFGFGMLIHHLSKDVEFRTKGAIAFGSLGSEIPLIQRGQSPWRATFFVNFALIERNTGIKLGGEVRGYMNPRNAPNISYIYLAKEFNLSKLFEFKLP, encoded by the coding sequence ATGAGAACATTTACTGTTTTTTTATATTTTTTCTCACTTTGCCTCCTTGGCAAAGCTCAGCAAGGAACGGTACAGTTTGAATTATCGGAAAAGACTTTAACTGCCCATCCTTTGGAGGACCGGCAACATATAGTTTTTATTACTTTCTCCGGGACCTTGAGCGATAATCCTTTCACAGTTACTGTAACCGATACGCGTAACGGTACAGCTAGGCTGGGACAAGATTATAGTTTTCAGACGCAGCAGTATAAACTCCAAAAGGGCAGTGCCACAAAGCTTCCTGTTTTAATTACAGTTAGCAGAAAGGCTTCCCGCGGTCGCATCTTGCTCGAACTAACCACCTCAAACAAGCGAGTAAAGGTTACCCAACGCCTTATTCAGCTTTCTATAGTGCCACAAAAGACAGGTATTTTGGAAACAGGAGATGAAACAGCACAGCCTTTGGCTAGAATAAAATTTGCCTCAAGAGAAAGTGAAACAATTTTAACCGAGAGCACGACAGAAAAAAGCGTGGCTGTACCGATCAAATTAGAAGGTCAAATTAATCGTCCCGTTACTGTGTCGTTGACAGATTCCCGCGAGGGGAGCGCCTCCTCTACAGATTATACGATTGAACCAACACCTGTAACATTTCACCCCGATGGTCCCAAAGAGCAGACAGTCCACGTAAGCGTTCGGCCAACAGCTGCTAACAAGCACATTGTTCTTCAATTAAAGCCAATGAGCGACCATCAGGCAGTCATTGAGAACGCCTTAATGACGCTTCGAATTATTTCTAAGCAGCCGGGAAGCATTCAATTCAGCAAGCGTGAATTAACTGTTGAAGTCAGCAGCGAAACACAGATTATAGACGTTCCTCTCCTTTTGAATCTTGGCAATAGTAAGTTAACAATTCCAGTCTCTGTTCAGATTCAGGATACGGAAGGGGGTAGTGCGGTGGCGGGTAATGACAAAGACTATACCTTTACATCCAGTGAGGTTACGTTTTCCCCTAATGGCATCCAAGCGGCCCGAATCCCGATAAGTATTCACTCTACTGCTCAAGCAGGACGAACCATATTATTGCGTCTGAATACAAAAAGTCCGATTGATTTGAAGGACAATCTTCTTTCCATTCGAATAATCGAAAAGGAAGTTTCTTTTAACCCCTATCGCGTTTCCTTTGGTTCTAATTTTAATCTGTTGGATGGTGTAGCGCTGCAACGACTTTACGCAGATGCTTATGTATTTCTTCCTAACGCCTTTGGTGTAAAACGTTACAGTAAATATGAGCAAGTAAAGGGTAATGAATATCTCAGAAATACAGTTGCGCGTCCCTGGGGCCTGGAAGCGGGCATGGTTAGCAGTCGATCCTTTCTTGTACCTTCGTTAATGCAGGATAACACTCTTCGCCCCAGTATGCGCACGTTTCCAAAAAATGCAAACGGAGAGCAACTGGTAGAAAGACGAACCCCAATCGATACCCTCAACTATGCTATTGATAACACTGGATTTTATTTTGATGTATTGAGTCGGATAACCGGTAGCGAGTCTAATAAAACCAAAGTTTATGGCCTTTTTCATTCCGAAGTCATCAGACGCGTTGTCAACGGAAATCAGGTTATTGAACGTTACCGGACCACAAATGTCAGCAGCCCTGAAGCAACCATACCCAACTCTACCACAGTTTCACAGGGCAAATATCTCGAACAAACTTTTGATGGCTATTTTGGTTTTGGAATGCTTATTCACCACCTCAGCAAGGATGTTGAATTTAGGACAAAAGGTGCAATTGCTTTTGGTAGTTTAGGGTCTGAGATTCCCCTGATTCAACGTGGTCAGAGTCCTTGGCGCGCTACTTTCTTCGTCAATTTTGCCCTAATTGAAAGAAACACCGGCATAAAATTGGGGGGCGAAGTTCGGGGATATATGAATCCACGCAACGCCCCAAACATTTCTTATATTTACTTAGCTAAAGAGTTCAACTTAAGCAAGTTGTTTGAATTTAAGCTTCCATAA
- a CDS encoding sensor histidine kinase translates to MLFLIIFIITFALLFQRRQTQYRLEKQALTEAYEREILNSQIEIQNQTLNHLGEELHDHIGQMMSLTLLLLNRLDEDLAGMPQQPMLKRALEVAETTMQDIRNLSKTLDSSTIHRFGLEESLRLELERIQRAGRYETRLDVAGTPYGLGPETETVLFRMAQESLNNAIKHALGQQLTIGLNYLPDTFSLTIADNGRGFSIDEALNRTIDRAGSGLHNLNRRARLLGGNCTLTSIPDQGTRVTIQIPRSSPASLPLTKNT, encoded by the coding sequence ATGTTATTTTTGATTATTTTCATCATCACCTTCGCCCTCCTCTTCCAGCGCCGCCAGACCCAATACCGACTCGAAAAACAAGCCCTCACCGAAGCCTACGAACGCGAAATCCTCAACTCCCAGATCGAAATCCAGAACCAGACCCTCAACCACCTCGGCGAGGAACTACACGACCATATCGGGCAGATGATGTCCCTGACGCTGCTCCTGCTCAACCGGCTCGACGAGGACCTTGCCGGAATGCCCCAGCAGCCGATGCTCAAACGAGCCCTGGAGGTGGCCGAAACCACCATGCAGGATATCCGCAACCTCTCCAAAACACTCGACTCCAGCACCATCCACCGCTTTGGCCTTGAAGAAAGCCTCCGCCTGGAACTGGAACGCATCCAGCGGGCCGGCCGCTACGAAACCCGCCTCGACGTTGCCGGAACGCCGTATGGGCTCGGGCCTGAGACCGAAACGGTCCTGTTCCGCATGGCGCAGGAATCGCTCAACAACGCGATCAAGCATGCCCTGGGCCAGCAGCTGACCATCGGGCTGAATTACCTCCCCGATACCTTCTCCCTCACCATCGCCGACAATGGCCGGGGATTCTCCATCGACGAAGCGCTCAACCGCACCATCGACCGCGCCGGGTCCGGGCTGCATAACCTCAACCGCCGAGCGCGGCTCCTCGGCGGAAATTGCACCCTCACCAGCATACCCGACCAGGGAACCCGCGTTACCATCCAGATCCCCCGCTCTTCCCCGGCCTCCCTACCGCTTACGAAAAATACCTAA
- a CDS encoding response regulator has product MKTTIAITDDHRLLAQALSDMIQNFEKYEVVYIAGNGKELLNQMQRGPVPDIVLLDISMPEMDGFETALHLKQHYPAVKILALSMTDREEHIVRMIRHGARGYLLKSCRPSELRQALDDIRLRGFHYSEFLTNHLVRSLNPTEMNTTSVNFTFNGREQEFLKMACSDLTYAEIADKMCVSTRTVDGYRESLFQKMNVKSRVGMAITAIRMGLVQV; this is encoded by the coding sequence ATGAAAACGACAATCGCTATCACCGACGATCACCGGCTGCTTGCTCAGGCACTTTCGGATATGATTCAGAACTTCGAAAAGTACGAGGTTGTCTACATTGCCGGGAACGGGAAAGAACTGCTTAACCAGATGCAGCGGGGGCCGGTACCCGACATCGTTTTGCTGGATATCAGCATGCCCGAAATGGACGGGTTCGAAACCGCACTTCACCTCAAACAACATTATCCTGCCGTGAAAATCCTGGCCTTGTCGATGACTGACCGGGAAGAGCACATCGTCCGCATGATTCGTCACGGTGCCAGAGGATATCTCCTGAAAAGTTGTCGCCCCTCCGAACTCCGCCAGGCGCTCGACGACATCCGCCTGCGGGGATTCCATTATTCGGAGTTCCTCACCAATCATCTTGTCCGCAGCTTAAATCCTACCGAAATGAATACGACCTCTGTCAACTTTACCTTTAACGGCCGGGAACAGGAGTTCCTTAAGATGGCCTGCAGCGACCTTACCTACGCCGAAATCGCCGACAAGATGTGCGTCAGTACCCGTACCGTGGATGGATACCGGGAATCCCTGTTTCAGAAAATGAACGTCAAAAGCCGCGTTGGAATGGCGATTACGGCCATTCGGATGGGATTGGTACAGGTATAA
- the metF gene encoding methylenetetrahydrofolate reductase [NAD(P)H], with protein MTKIVDHIRNAGDKTIFSIEVIPPIKGDNLKNLLDNIEPLIEFKPPFIDVTYHREEYIERPEPDGTIRKIVTRKRPGTVGICSAIMHRFGVDPVPHVLCGGFTKEETEDFLIDLQYLGIDNVLVLRGDPAKPFKDFKPKENGHAYASELVEQVCSMNQGVYLHEGETALSPTDFCIGVAAYPEKHFEALDHDTDFKYLKLKIDKGADYIVTQMFFDNSKYFDFVRRCREAGIHVPIIPGLKPLSTRKQLEVLPRIFHLQMPEDLIKAVQACENDQQARQVGIEWCIQQSRELMAAGAPVLHYYTMGKSDNIVKIAREVF; from the coding sequence ATGACGAAAATCGTTGATCATATCCGTAACGCGGGCGACAAAACCATCTTCAGTATTGAGGTGATTCCGCCCATAAAAGGCGATAATCTGAAGAACCTGCTCGACAACATCGAGCCGCTGATCGAGTTCAAACCGCCGTTTATCGACGTTACCTACCACCGCGAAGAATACATCGAACGCCCGGAGCCGGACGGAACCATCCGCAAAATCGTGACCCGCAAGCGGCCCGGAACCGTAGGCATCTGTTCGGCCATCATGCACCGCTTTGGCGTGGACCCGGTGCCGCATGTGCTCTGCGGGGGCTTCACCAAAGAAGAAACGGAAGACTTCCTGATCGATTTGCAGTACCTCGGCATCGACAACGTGCTCGTGCTGCGCGGCGACCCGGCCAAGCCGTTCAAGGATTTTAAACCGAAGGAAAACGGGCACGCCTACGCCAGCGAACTGGTCGAGCAGGTGTGCAGCATGAACCAGGGTGTGTACCTGCACGAAGGCGAAACGGCCCTGAGTCCGACGGACTTCTGCATCGGGGTGGCGGCCTATCCCGAAAAGCACTTCGAAGCGCTCGACCACGACACGGATTTCAAGTATTTGAAGCTGAAAATCGACAAGGGGGCGGATTACATCGTCACCCAGATGTTCTTCGACAACAGCAAGTACTTCGATTTTGTCCGGCGCTGCCGGGAGGCGGGCATTCACGTTCCGATCATTCCGGGCCTGAAACCGCTGAGTACCCGCAAACAACTGGAGGTGCTGCCGCGGATTTTCCACCTGCAAATGCCTGAAGACCTCATCAAAGCCGTGCAGGCTTGCGAAAATGACCAGCAGGCCCGCCAGGTCGGCATCGAATGGTGTATCCAGCAAAGCCGCGAACTGATGGCGGCGGGCGCCCCGGTGCTGCATTATTACACGATGGGTAAGTCGGATAACATCGTAAAAATCGCCCGGGAAGTGTTTTAA